In bacterium, a single genomic region encodes these proteins:
- a CDS encoding choice-of-anchor J domain-containing protein, protein MRLCRIILCAALAVMAGYGLRAQAAPRTRSALDDVVLFETFESTAPGQLPVGWTEVDRDSGYCSWFDRRSTWEVYSRPEFPAHSGTRFAMCHYNDQQLPNDDWLVLPVITATGEITLDYWAAAQDAGYPESFEVRASTGGTQPEDFTTVLATETGISSEWTHFTQDLSGLSGSSFRIAFHYVSVDRFALKLDDVQIAASGLVSGAIAGTVVDDSARVISYAAVQINSLGRSVRTDSMGAFLLAGLPPASYTVRVSHEFFNGRVIPGVTVAATDTTRLQPVLTPLALGMRHYATTYSPRPITDFDTTVMRLDMRDTVVIWDLDVTVNLTHSSVGDLDIWLRGPDSTRVLLAAHDSLIVGQNMTYCQFDDQADLPFTAGQAPYTGHFRPVEPLSRFNGDSLIRRRGADVHGREWFLYVHDAAAIDEGSLIGVSMDVVWQLPQSAPDHPVALPQTFSFAGNYPNPFNSETHFKFSLAAPGRVDLTLYNLLGQQTAKVIDRVLQAGSYDVAYDASGLASGVYLARLSAQGASQTRKVLLIR, encoded by the coding sequence ATGCGTCTTTGCCGAATCATACTTTGTGCAGCCTTGGCCGTGATGGCGGGCTATGGCCTGCGCGCGCAGGCGGCTCCCCGCACCCGGTCTGCTTTAGATGACGTGGTGCTCTTCGAGACCTTCGAATCCACTGCGCCGGGACAGTTGCCTGTAGGTTGGACTGAGGTGGACCGGGACAGCGGCTACTGTTCATGGTTCGACCGCCGCTCCACGTGGGAAGTTTACTCCCGGCCTGAGTTCCCGGCGCACAGCGGCACGCGCTTCGCCATGTGTCATTACAATGATCAGCAGCTTCCCAATGACGACTGGCTGGTGCTGCCGGTGATCACGGCAACCGGTGAGATTACTCTGGATTACTGGGCGGCCGCGCAAGATGCAGGCTACCCCGAATCCTTCGAAGTCCGCGCCTCCACGGGCGGCACTCAGCCGGAGGATTTCACCACCGTGCTTGCCACGGAGACCGGCATCTCCTCCGAGTGGACGCACTTCACTCAGGATCTGTCCGGCCTTTCCGGTTCGTCGTTTCGCATTGCCTTCCATTATGTATCGGTTGACCGCTTTGCTCTAAAGCTTGACGACGTACAGATTGCCGCCTCCGGCCTGGTTTCTGGCGCCATTGCGGGCACGGTGGTGGACGATTCCGCGCGGGTGATTTCCTACGCGGCGGTGCAGATCAACTCGCTGGGGCGTTCGGTGCGTACGGACAGCATGGGAGCGTTTCTTCTTGCCGGACTTCCTCCGGCAAGCTATACGGTCCGGGTCAGCCACGAATTCTTCAATGGCCGCGTCATCCCCGGTGTGACCGTTGCCGCCACCGATACCACACGGCTGCAGCCTGTCCTGACGCCTCTGGCACTTGGCATGCGGCATTACGCGACGACCTATTCTCCGAGGCCCATCACCGATTTCGATACCACCGTGATGCGTCTGGACATGCGGGATACCGTGGTGATCTGGGATCTTGATGTGACCGTGAACCTGACCCATTCCTCTGTGGGAGATCTGGATATCTGGCTGCGCGGACCGGATTCCACCCGCGTGCTGCTCGCGGCGCATGACTCGCTGATCGTTGGCCAGAACATGACCTATTGCCAATTCGATGATCAGGCGGATCTGCCCTTCACCGCGGGGCAGGCTCCCTACACAGGTCATTTCCGACCCGTCGAGCCCCTCAGCCGCTTCAATGGAGACAGCCTGATTCGCCGCCGGGGAGCGGACGTGCATGGCCGCGAGTGGTTTTTGTATGTGCATGACGCTGCCGCGATTGACGAAGGCTCGCTGATCGGTGTCAGCATGGACGTGGTCTGGCAGTTGCCGCAATCGGCGCCGGATCATCCCGTGGCTTTGCCGCAGACGTTCTCCTTTGCAGGGAATTATCCCAATCCCTTCAATTCGGAAACCCATTTCAAATTCAGTCTCGCGGCGCCGGGGCGGGTGGACTTGACGCTTTACAATCTGCTCGGACAACAGACGGCGAAGGTCATCGATCGCGTTCTACAGGCTGGCAGTTACGACGTGGCGTACGATGCCTCCGGTTTAGCCTCGGGAGTTTATCTCGCCCGACTTTCTGCGCAGGGTGCATCGCAAACCCGCAAAGTGCTTCTGATAAGGTAA
- a CDS encoding choice-of-anchor J domain-containing protein codes for MKRLLTLFTFLLTASVLFAGTIATKHDSFAPAQKHRGPLAAHVIAAAPSGLPRVGTRDPNTLDDVIISEDFEAIPAGQLPAGWTQVDVDHGSTTNQACPGLSEWKVIVDPGAPSRIAAHSGTHFVGNHYNDNQLANNDWLILPQQTLTDSIFLSYWIASQDPAWRENYEVRVSTTGAQPADFTHLIYTATNIDTAFISHRHDLTAYAGAPFYVAFHYNATDRFIIKLDDVLLEGTFTSPHGTIAGTITDDQSHAPLANAAVTVTGLGFTAFTDAAGHYLISSVPADTYAVTVRYDYYPLFTQNDVIVAGTDTTVLDVELHSPEFYTTDFASTGGNVHIADLDTARQTIMVSTENLSIADLDVTVNITHTWDADLTLWLTSPGGHRIRLAANVGGNAAENFVDCRFDDEATTPIGEGVAPFTGSFIPEEPLSVLDGEMAAGTWTLLAYDGAADDTGHIGTVTLHVKTLGSEAADAPRILPQSFVFDGNYPNPFNSQTEFRFSLPGTSPVQLTLYNLVGQEVARLVNGTLSAGTHTVAFNASGLTSGVYFARLSASGVTATHKMMLLK; via the coding sequence ATGAAAAGGTTGTTGACTCTGTTTACCTTCCTGTTGACGGCCTCGGTGCTGTTTGCCGGGACCATTGCCACCAAGCACGATTCGTTCGCGCCTGCCCAGAAACACCGTGGCCCGCTGGCCGCTCACGTGATTGCCGCCGCACCCTCCGGGCTGCCGCGTGTGGGCACGCGCGATCCGAATACGCTCGATGACGTCATTATCTCGGAAGATTTCGAAGCGATTCCCGCCGGGCAACTCCCGGCAGGCTGGACGCAGGTAGACGTGGATCACGGCTCGACCACAAACCAGGCCTGCCCCGGATTGTCCGAATGGAAAGTGATCGTTGATCCGGGCGCACCGAGCCGGATTGCGGCGCACAGCGGAACGCATTTCGTCGGCAACCACTACAACGACAATCAACTGGCCAATAACGACTGGCTGATTCTCCCGCAGCAGACTCTGACGGATTCCATCTTCCTGAGCTACTGGATCGCCTCGCAGGATCCGGCCTGGCGCGAGAATTACGAAGTGCGCGTGTCGACCACCGGTGCGCAGCCGGCGGACTTCACCCACCTGATTTACACGGCCACCAACATCGACACGGCATTCATCTCGCATCGCCACGATCTGACCGCGTATGCGGGTGCGCCGTTCTACGTTGCGTTCCACTACAACGCGACGGACAGGTTCATAATCAAGCTGGACGATGTGCTGCTGGAAGGCACCTTTACCTCGCCCCACGGCACCATCGCCGGAACCATTACGGATGACCAGTCCCACGCTCCGCTGGCCAATGCCGCCGTCACAGTGACCGGCCTCGGCTTCACGGCGTTCACCGATGCTGCCGGGCACTATCTGATCTCCTCCGTTCCCGCTGACACCTATGCGGTGACTGTCCGCTACGATTACTATCCGTTGTTCACGCAGAATGACGTCATCGTCGCCGGCACAGACACCACCGTGCTGGATGTGGAATTACACTCCCCGGAATTTTACACCACCGATTTTGCATCCACCGGCGGCAATGTGCATATTGCCGACCTTGACACCGCCCGGCAGACCATTATGGTTTCGACGGAAAACCTATCCATTGCCGATTTGGATGTCACGGTCAATATCACGCACACGTGGGACGCCGACTTAACCCTGTGGCTGACCTCACCGGGCGGCCATCGGATTCGGTTGGCAGCGAATGTCGGAGGCAACGCCGCGGAGAATTTCGTGGATTGCCGCTTCGATGACGAAGCCACCACGCCCATCGGCGAAGGGGTGGCTCCCTTTACCGGCAGCTTCATTCCCGAAGAGCCGCTCAGCGTCCTCGATGGTGAAATGGCCGCCGGAACCTGGACCCTCCTCGCCTATGACGGTGCGGCGGATGATACGGGGCACATTGGCACCGTCACGCTGCATGTCAAGACCCTCGGCTCGGAAGCGGCGGATGCTCCGCGCATCCTGCCGCAGAGCTTTGTGTTCGACGGCAACTATCCGAATCCATTCAACAGCCAGACCGAGTTCCGCTTCTCGCTGCCGGGCACCAGCCCCGTGCAGCTCACGCTGTATAATCTGGTCGGCCAGGAAGTGGCGCGGTTGGTGAACGGCACGCTGTCGGCGGGCACGCATACGGTGGCCTTCAATGCCTCCGGTCTGACCTCGGGCGTGTACTTTGCGCGTCTGTCCGCCTCCGGTGTGACCGCCACGCACAAGATGATGCTGCTGAAATAG
- a CDS encoding choice-of-anchor J domain-containing protein, which produces MNRWYVAGLLIVLAATAQSPFAQSVVLSESFDYTADGLLPMGWSQISLDNGHNDEIFRGGPTIWQAISRVGISTHTGEGTSINAYNSNGAANDDWMILPRFDTLLVPIVFSYWVSSHQSPYLENFEVRISTTDSLPAHFTHLVRSVTRTPHLWTQYTDDISAYAGAPFFLAFHHTSRDDFAIKIDDVQLTAHIPYGALGGTVLNGSTQLPLGNAAVTILGTTRAGATAADGSYLIDSIPAGIYNVRFTKAHFDTLIRSNIGVARNDTAPLYVSLTPANAVALRPDVAEDFMFKGNYPNPFNAQTEFSFDLARAGHVELNLFDLLGRKVAQVTNGAFAPGSHAIPYDARDLASGVYIARLTFNHRLAQSSKLALLR; this is translated from the coding sequence ATGAACAGGTGGTATGTGGCGGGACTGCTGATTGTTCTTGCCGCCACAGCGCAGAGCCCATTCGCCCAAAGCGTGGTGCTCTCGGAAAGTTTCGACTACACGGCGGATGGCCTGCTGCCGATGGGCTGGTCACAGATCAGTCTCGACAACGGCCACAATGATGAGATCTTTCGCGGCGGGCCCACGATCTGGCAGGCCATCAGCCGCGTGGGGATCTCCACTCACACCGGCGAAGGCACCAGCATCAATGCCTACAATTCGAACGGCGCGGCGAACGATGACTGGATGATCCTGCCGCGATTCGACACCCTGCTGGTTCCCATTGTCTTCAGCTACTGGGTGTCGTCCCACCAGAGCCCGTATCTCGAGAATTTCGAGGTGCGGATCTCCACCACCGATTCGCTGCCGGCCCATTTTACGCATCTTGTTCGCAGCGTCACGCGCACGCCTCACTTGTGGACCCAGTACACCGACGACATCTCCGCCTATGCCGGCGCGCCCTTCTTTCTGGCATTCCATCACACCTCGCGGGATGACTTCGCCATCAAGATCGATGATGTGCAACTCACCGCCCATATTCCGTATGGCGCGTTGGGCGGAACGGTGCTGAATGGCTCTACCCAGTTGCCGCTCGGCAATGCCGCCGTAACCATTCTCGGCACCACCCGCGCAGGTGCGACCGCCGCGGATGGTAGCTATTTGATCGACTCCATTCCCGCCGGTATTTACAATGTGCGGTTTACCAAGGCGCATTTTGACACCTTGATCCGCAGCAACATCGGAGTGGCGCGCAATGATACGGCCCCGCTGTATGTGTCGCTGACCCCCGCCAATGCCGTGGCCCTGCGCCCGGACGTTGCCGAAGATTTCATGTTCAAAGGCAACTATCCGAATCCCTTCAATGCTCAGACCGAATTCAGTTTCGACCTCGCCCGCGCCGGCCACGTGGAACTGAATCTGTTCGACCTGCTGGGCCGCAAGGTGGCGCAGGTGACAAACGGAGCGTTTGCGCCGGGGTCTCATGCTATTCCCTATGATGCGCGCGATCTTGCATCCGGAGTGTACATTGCCCGCCTGACCTTCAATCACCGTCTCGCCCAAAGCTCCAAGCTGGCGCTGTTGCGATAG
- a CDS encoding proprotein convertase P-domain-containing protein, whose product MRKVPFALAALLLLSAAIFATKPAKQAPPPFVPQPAPQKYATNSPYHDAPPWRQDVSLRRGGQSLDALYTSTDTVSIPEVGRVTSTINIPDDVTISQLDIHLVISHTWMRDLRVALHAPGTPDAREIVLFDLLPFDSIQHMDGWFNDASGTGILEADTPYVCSWRPIDSLSRFTGLSAQGVWMLRILDQFAGDSGALDGWGIDVNPSTALQGNVVNSLTRAPVRNGTVQMPGFCYSSLIDVNGHYSFLQVPTDTFSLQFSKPSYRPHPADTLSFQEWDTLTVSGVSVPPGGNMQLDTAMTTVANFYEFASAFAPDSIPDADSLSPDSVVAGVLTKTLDVAQDISISDLDVVLNITHPYDGDLSIFLESPGAVIIPLVENAGAHTRNFVNCRLSDQASTPVSEGTGPFTGTYRPAARLDTLNGTSTQGAWVLTVADGSYHDKGVLISFALEVRTGDLPVTPPSRRTLPQSFAFEGNFPNPFNSRTEFRFELPARSRVDLVLYNTLGQRVADILQETVEAGPHTIGFDAHGLASGLYVARMTVNGSTSQSKKILLLR is encoded by the coding sequence ATGAGAAAAGTACCTTTCGCGCTGGCCGCCCTGCTGCTGCTCTCCGCGGCGATCTTCGCCACAAAGCCGGCAAAGCAAGCGCCGCCGCCGTTCGTGCCGCAACCGGCTCCGCAAAAATATGCCACGAATTCTCCATATCACGATGCGCCGCCGTGGAGACAGGATGTGTCCTTGCGCCGCGGTGGGCAGTCTCTGGATGCTCTCTACACCAGCACCGATACCGTGTCCATTCCCGAAGTGGGCCGGGTGACCTCGACCATCAATATCCCCGACGACGTCACGATCAGCCAGCTCGACATTCATCTCGTGATCTCTCACACGTGGATGCGCGATCTGCGCGTGGCACTGCATGCGCCGGGGACTCCCGATGCCCGGGAAATCGTGCTCTTCGATCTTCTGCCGTTCGATTCTATTCAACACATGGACGGCTGGTTCAATGACGCCTCCGGCACGGGAATCTTAGAGGCCGATACGCCGTACGTTTGCTCCTGGCGGCCCATCGATTCGCTGAGCCGCTTCACCGGCCTCTCCGCGCAGGGAGTGTGGATGCTGCGGATTCTGGATCAGTTCGCGGGGGACAGCGGCGCGCTGGATGGCTGGGGAATCGACGTCAATCCCAGCACGGCGCTGCAAGGGAATGTGGTGAACAGCCTGACGCGCGCTCCGGTGCGCAATGGCACCGTGCAGATGCCGGGGTTCTGCTATTCCAGCCTCATCGACGTCAACGGCCACTATTCCTTTTTGCAGGTTCCCACCGATACTTTTTCCCTTCAGTTCTCCAAGCCCAGCTATCGTCCCCATCCGGCGGACACACTTTCATTTCAGGAATGGGACACGCTGACGGTGAGCGGAGTCTCGGTGCCGCCGGGCGGAAATATGCAGCTCGACACCGCCATGACCACCGTGGCCAACTTCTATGAATTCGCCTCCGCGTTCGCTCCGGACTCGATTCCGGATGCGGACTCGCTTAGCCCCGACTCCGTCGTGGCGGGCGTCCTTACGAAGACCCTCGACGTCGCGCAGGATATTTCCATCAGTGATCTCGATGTGGTGCTGAACATCACTCACCCCTATGACGGCGATCTCAGCATCTTTCTGGAAAGTCCCGGCGCCGTTATTATCCCGCTGGTGGAAAATGCCGGCGCCCACACGCGGAATTTCGTCAACTGCCGCCTCAGTGATCAGGCGTCGACTCCGGTCAGTGAAGGAACCGGCCCGTTCACGGGCACGTACCGTCCGGCGGCGAGGCTTGACACGTTAAACGGGACCTCGACCCAGGGAGCTTGGGTGCTCACCGTGGCGGATGGCTCGTACCACGACAAGGGCGTCTTGATTAGTTTCGCCCTCGAGGTTCGCACCGGTGATCTGCCGGTAACTCCGCCAAGTCGCCGGACGCTTCCGCAGTCCTTCGCCTTTGAAGGGAATTTTCCCAATCCCTTTAACAGCCGGACGGAGTTCCGGTTTGAACTGCCCGCCCGCAGCCGCGTGGATCTGGTGCTCTACAACACCCTTGGCCAGCGCGTGGCGGATATCCTGCAGGAAACCGTGGAGGCCGGACCGCACACCATCGGTTTTGATGCTCACGGTCTGGCGTCCGGTCTCTATGTGGCGCGCATGACGGTGAATGGCAGTACGTCTCAGAGTAAAAAGATTCTGCTGCTTCGATAA
- a CDS encoding GNAT family N-acetyltransferase: MNITPARTEDLADLAELIAEYQNLDETSETIPDDETTREFLRKLLTGDGHSALFIGRTSSGELIGFVHIYCVPSALDSCRVVRITDLFIHPDYRRQGFGRQLFDHALRWARSQKHPRVVWFVENLNLEAQYMFDRVAGAAQTGWLGYSLLLSGHKDGL; the protein is encoded by the coding sequence ATGAATATCACACCGGCGCGGACCGAGGATCTTGCGGATCTGGCAGAACTGATCGCAGAATATCAGAACCTCGACGAAACTTCGGAGACTATTCCTGATGACGAAACCACCCGGGAGTTTCTGCGGAAACTCCTCACCGGCGACGGGCACAGCGCCCTGTTCATCGGACGGACGTCAAGCGGCGAACTGATCGGCTTCGTCCACATTTACTGTGTGCCTTCCGCGCTGGATTCCTGCCGCGTGGTGCGCATCACCGATCTGTTTATTCATCCCGACTACCGCAGGCAGGGCTTCGGACGCCAACTGTTCGACCACGCCTTGCGCTGGGCGCGCTCGCAGAAACATCCGCGCGTCGTCTGGTTCGTAGAGAACCTGAACCTCGAAGCGCAGTATATGTTCGACCGTGTCGCCGGCGCCGCCCAGACGGGCTGGCTCGGCTATTCGCTGCTTCTGTCCGGCCACAAGGACGGACTCTAA
- a CDS encoding acetyl-CoA C-acyltransferase: MADVFICDALRTPVGKHGGILKTIRPDDMAALVLEKIVQRNHIDPAFVDEVYLGCANQAGEDNRNIARMATLLAGYPNSVPAVTVNRLCASGLEAAACAYRAIKSGEGRCYIAGGVESMTRAPFSVPKQEKPFAFGNLTAYDTTLGWRYPNPRLKELFPLESMGETAENIAEKWKIKREMQDQFALESHQKAVMAYEAKFLQDEVIPVEIPDAREGSVFVDRDENPRADANLESLASLKPVFRKGGTVTAGNSSGLNDGAAAVLICSAEFAREHNLKPLAKILGTASVGVDPRYMGIGPVFAVERLLARTGVSKFEVGLWEINEAFAAQMLAVIAELDLPFDRVNPWGGAIAIGHPLGMSGARLVGTLAHQMHRFTVKYGVAALCVGVGQGQAILLEWAE; this comes from the coding sequence ATGGCTGACGTTTTTATCTGCGATGCGCTGCGCACGCCGGTCGGCAAACACGGCGGCATTCTGAAGACCATCCGCCCCGATGACATGGCGGCGTTGGTGCTGGAGAAGATTGTGCAGCGTAATCACATCGATCCGGCCTTTGTGGACGAAGTCTATCTCGGCTGCGCCAATCAGGCGGGCGAGGACAACCGCAACATCGCGCGCATGGCCACGCTGCTGGCGGGCTATCCGAACAGCGTGCCCGCGGTCACGGTCAACCGCCTCTGCGCTTCCGGCCTCGAAGCCGCCGCCTGCGCCTACCGGGCCATCAAGTCCGGCGAGGGCCGCTGCTACATCGCGGGCGGCGTCGAATCCATGACCCGCGCACCGTTCTCCGTGCCTAAGCAGGAGAAGCCGTTCGCCTTCGGCAATCTCACCGCCTATGATACGACGCTTGGCTGGCGTTATCCCAATCCCAGGCTGAAAGAACTCTTCCCGCTGGAGTCCATGGGCGAGACCGCGGAAAATATCGCCGAGAAGTGGAAGATCAAGCGCGAGATGCAGGACCAGTTCGCGCTGGAGTCTCATCAAAAAGCTGTGATGGCGTACGAAGCCAAATTCCTGCAGGACGAAGTCATTCCGGTGGAGATCCCCGACGCGCGCGAAGGCTCGGTGTTCGTGGACCGCGATGAAAACCCCCGCGCCGACGCCAACCTCGAATCGCTGGCCTCTCTGAAGCCGGTCTTCCGCAAGGGCGGCACGGTCACCGCCGGCAATTCTTCGGGCTTGAATGACGGTGCGGCGGCGGTGCTGATCTGTTCGGCGGAGTTTGCCCGCGAACACAATCTCAAACCGCTGGCCAAAATCCTCGGCACCGCGTCCGTGGGCGTGGATCCGCGCTACATGGGCATCGGCCCGGTGTTTGCGGTCGAGAGATTGCTGGCGCGCACGGGAGTCTCCAAGTTCGAAGTCGGCCTGTGGGAAATCAACGAAGCCTTTGCCGCGCAGATGCTGGCGGTCATCGCCGAACTGGATCTGCCCTTCGACCGCGTCAATCCGTGGGGCGGCGCGATTGCCATCGGTCATCCCCTCGGTATGAGCGGCGCCCGGCTGGTCGGCACGCTGGCCCACCAGATGCACCGCTTCACCGTCAAGTATGGCGTCGCCGCCCTGTGCGTCGGCGTCGGCCAGGGACAGGCCATACTGCTCGAATGGGCCGAATAA
- a CDS encoding phage Gp37/Gp68 family protein, with protein MMAKSDIEWTNSTWNPVTGCTKISPGCKNCYAERMSKRLKAMGQPHYTGGFCVALHEDALDKPITWRRPQRVFVNSMSDLFHEKVPLEFIQRIFDTMNTADWHQYQILTKRAQRLEELSPQLDWADHIWMGVSVENEDVVSRIDHLRNSAAKIKFLSCEPLLGPLRKLNLKGINWVIVGGESGPGARPMEEEWVLDIRDQCQSAGVPFFFKQWGGVFKKRAGRRLQGRTHDELPVSIQGLRMR; from the coding sequence GTGATGGCGAAGTCGGATATTGAATGGACGAACTCGACGTGGAACCCAGTCACCGGTTGTACGAAGATCAGTCCGGGTTGCAAGAACTGTTATGCCGAGCGGATGTCCAAACGGCTGAAGGCTATGGGACAGCCGCACTATACCGGCGGATTCTGCGTGGCGCTGCATGAAGATGCGCTGGACAAGCCGATCACGTGGCGGCGTCCGCAAAGAGTGTTCGTCAACTCCATGAGCGACCTCTTCCACGAAAAGGTGCCGCTGGAGTTCATTCAACGCATCTTCGATACGATGAACACAGCGGACTGGCATCAGTATCAGATTCTCACCAAGCGCGCGCAGCGGCTGGAAGAGCTTAGCCCGCAGCTCGATTGGGCCGATCACATCTGGATGGGTGTCAGCGTCGAGAATGAGGATGTGGTTTCCCGTATAGATCATCTTCGGAATTCGGCTGCCAAGATCAAGTTTCTTTCCTGTGAACCGCTGCTTGGACCGCTTCGTAAATTGAATTTGAAGGGGATAAACTGGGTGATCGTCGGCGGTGAATCCGGCCCCGGTGCGCGACCGATGGAGGAGGAGTGGGTGCTGGACATACGTGACCAGTGCCAGAGTGCCGGTGTGCCATTCTTCTTCAAACAATGGGGTGGAGTGTTTAAGAAGCGAGCCGGTCGGCGGCTTCAAGGCCGCACCCATGATGAGCTTCCTGTCAGCATCCAGGGCCTTCGCATGCGTTAA